The Ancylobacter sp. WKF20 genome contains a region encoding:
- a CDS encoding response regulator transcription factor CtrA, producing MRVLLIEDDRATAQSIELMLKSESFNVYTTDLGEEGVDLGKLYDYDIILLDLNLPDMSGYDVLKGLRVAKVKTPILILSGLAGIEDKVKGLGFGADDYLTKPFHKDELVARIHAIVRRSKGHAQSVITTGDLVVNLDTKTVEVAGNRVHLTGKEYQMLELLSLRKGTTLTKEMFLNHLYGGMDEPELKIIDVFICKLRKKLANASDGHNFIETVWGRGYVLREMGEQDQRIPA from the coding sequence ATGCGCGTCTTGCTCATCGAGGACGACCGCGCGACCGCGCAGAGCATCGAATTGATGCTCAAGTCCGAGAGCTTTAACGTCTACACGACGGATCTCGGCGAAGAGGGTGTCGATCTCGGCAAGCTCTACGATTACGACATCATCCTGCTCGACCTGAACCTGCCGGACATGTCGGGCTACGACGTGCTGAAGGGTCTGCGGGTCGCCAAGGTGAAGACGCCCATCCTCATCCTCTCCGGCCTCGCCGGCATCGAGGACAAGGTGAAGGGCCTCGGCTTCGGCGCCGACGACTATCTCACCAAGCCGTTCCACAAGGACGAGCTGGTGGCGCGCATCCACGCCATCGTGCGCCGCTCCAAGGGCCACGCCCAGTCGGTCATCACCACCGGCGATCTGGTGGTCAATCTGGACACCAAGACTGTCGAGGTCGCGGGCAACCGCGTGCATCTCACCGGCAAGGAATACCAGATGCTGGAGCTGCTCTCGCTGCGCAAGGGCACGACGCTGACCAAGGAGATGTTCCTCAACCATCTCTATGGCGGCATGGACGAGCCCGAGCTCAAGATCATCGACGTGTTCATCTGCAAGCTTCGCAAGAAGCTCGCCAACGCCTCCGATGGCCACAACTTCATCGAGACGGTGTGGGGCCGCGGCTATGTGCTGCGGGAGATGGGCGAGCAGGACCAGCGCATCCCGGCCTGA
- a CDS encoding DUF305 domain-containing protein — protein sequence MKTFLAAALFAGLSLAAAPAFAQTMPMDGMNHGTMDHGAMTSGATTPAAAGAPSTQAFEAANAHMHREMAIGFTGNTDVDFARGMIPHHQGAIDMARIELQYGKDPELRALAEEIIKAQESEIAFLKAWLAKNAK from the coding sequence ATGAAGACTTTTCTCGCGGCCGCGCTGTTCGCCGGCCTTTCGCTCGCCGCTGCCCCCGCATTCGCCCAGACCATGCCGATGGACGGCATGAACCATGGCACGATGGATCATGGCGCGATGACGTCCGGCGCGACGACCCCGGCGGCGGCCGGCGCGCCCTCGACCCAGGCCTTCGAGGCCGCCAATGCCCATATGCACCGGGAAATGGCGATCGGCTTCACCGGCAACACCGATGTCGATTTCGCGCGCGGCATGATCCCGCACCATCAGGGCGCGATCGACATGGCGCGGATCGAGCTGCAATACGGCAAGGATCCCGAGCTGCGCGCGCTGGCCGAGGAAATCATCAAGGCGCAGGAAAGCGAGATCGCCTTCCTCAAGGCCTGGCTGGCGAAGAACGCGAAGTAG
- the recQ gene encoding DNA helicase RecQ: MNIPVHPSIGLLPPAIEQGKWQKLAEVFGFDRFRPGQQEVVDAVLAGVPTLAVMPTGAGKSLCYQLPALVFGGLSLVVSPLIALMDDQVNALKLQGVAAEAIHSGKSREENVAIWRRVAAGEVSLLYLAPERLLTERMLAAIARLPLGLIAIDEAHCISQWGHSFRAEYLALGKLRELFPAAPLVALTATADKATRDDIVERLFGGQARVFVSGFDRPNIFIGVEEKKDPARQIESFVRAREGVAGIVYRISRKKVEETAERLQAAGVRALPYHAGMSPEARAANQEVFLAEDGVVMVATVAFGMGIDKSDVRYVLHADSPGTLEAYYQEIGRAGRDGAPSEALLLYSAGDIATRRRFLDEEPSPPERKMVEARRLDAMVGFCEAVTCRRAVLLGYFGERAKACGACDVCRDPPKVVDASRDAQLVLRLVRASGERYGAAYIASLVTGQRNDQICGRGHDRLADFGAGGDKPATEWRALLRQLVATGALNADPTRFGALVLTETGLAVLGGTRAFTLRAPAKRRREKPGRGESATELAPAESALLGKLKALRRELAAERGVPAYVVFADKTLEEMAVEHPRSRTELASVRGVGAAKLEAFGAAFLKILKEFS; this comes from the coding sequence ATGAACATCCCCGTCCACCCTTCAATCGGCCTGCTGCCGCCCGCCATCGAGCAGGGCAAGTGGCAGAAGCTGGCCGAGGTGTTCGGGTTCGACCGCTTCCGCCCCGGCCAGCAGGAAGTTGTGGATGCCGTGCTAGCGGGCGTGCCGACGCTGGCGGTGATGCCGACGGGCGCCGGCAAGTCGCTGTGCTACCAGCTTCCCGCCCTCGTCTTCGGCGGGCTCTCCCTCGTCGTCTCCCCGCTCATCGCGCTGATGGACGACCAGGTGAACGCGCTGAAGCTTCAGGGAGTCGCCGCCGAGGCGATCCATTCCGGCAAGTCGCGCGAGGAGAATGTCGCGATCTGGCGGCGCGTGGCCGCCGGCGAGGTGAGCCTGCTCTATCTCGCCCCCGAGCGGCTGCTCACCGAGCGCATGCTGGCGGCTATCGCCCGGCTGCCGCTGGGCCTCATCGCCATCGACGAGGCGCACTGCATCTCGCAATGGGGCCATTCCTTCCGCGCCGAATATCTGGCGCTGGGCAAGCTGCGCGAGCTGTTTCCCGCCGCGCCGCTGGTCGCCCTCACCGCCACCGCCGACAAGGCGACGCGCGACGACATTGTCGAGCGGCTGTTCGGCGGGCAGGCCCGCGTCTTCGTCTCCGGCTTCGACCGGCCGAACATCTTCATCGGCGTCGAGGAGAAGAAAGATCCGGCGCGGCAGATCGAGAGCTTCGTGCGGGCGCGCGAGGGCGTCGCCGGCATCGTCTACCGCATCTCCCGCAAGAAGGTGGAGGAGACCGCCGAGCGGCTGCAGGCGGCGGGCGTGCGCGCTCTGCCCTACCATGCCGGCATGAGCCCGGAGGCGCGGGCGGCCAATCAGGAAGTGTTCCTCGCCGAGGACGGGGTGGTGATGGTCGCCACCGTCGCCTTCGGCATGGGCATCGACAAGTCGGACGTGCGCTATGTGCTGCACGCGGATTCGCCGGGCACGCTGGAAGCCTATTATCAGGAGATCGGCCGCGCCGGCCGCGACGGCGCGCCCTCCGAGGCACTGCTGCTCTATTCCGCCGGCGACATCGCCACCCGCCGCCGCTTCCTCGACGAGGAGCCCTCCCCGCCCGAGCGCAAGATGGTGGAAGCCCGCCGGCTCGACGCCATGGTCGGCTTCTGCGAGGCGGTGACCTGCCGGCGTGCCGTGCTGCTCGGCTATTTCGGCGAGCGAGCCAAGGCCTGCGGGGCGTGCGACGTGTGCCGCGATCCGCCCAAGGTGGTGGATGCGAGCCGCGACGCGCAGCTCGTGCTGCGTCTGGTGCGCGCCAGCGGCGAGCGGTACGGCGCCGCCTATATCGCCAGCCTCGTCACCGGCCAGCGCAACGACCAGATTTGCGGGCGCGGCCATGACCGCCTCGCCGATTTCGGCGCGGGTGGCGACAAGCCGGCCACCGAATGGCGCGCTTTGCTGCGCCAGCTTGTCGCCACCGGCGCGCTCAATGCCGACCCGACCCGCTTCGGCGCGCTGGTACTGACCGAGACCGGCCTTGCCGTGCTCGGCGGTACCCGCGCCTTCACCCTGCGCGCGCCCGCCAAGCGCCGGCGTGAGAAACCCGGCCGCGGCGAGAGCGCCACAGAGCTGGCCCCGGCCGAGAGCGCGCTGCTCGGCAAGCTCAAGGCGCTGCGCCGCGAGCTGGCGGCCGAGCGCGGCGTGCCGGCCTATGTCGTCTTCGCCGACAAGACTCTGGAGGAGATGGCGGTGGAGCACCCGCGCAGCCGCACCGAGCTCGCCTCCGTGCGCGGCGTCGGCGCCGCCAAGCTGGAAGCCTTCGGCGCCGCCTTTCTTAAGATTCTCAAAGAATTCTCTTAA
- a CDS encoding flagellar export protein FliJ, whose translation MKSLDTLIRLKRFQAEEKRRHFAQIQSMIGDFDRMAKDLDREIEAEEQRTGITDTQHFAYSTYARAAATRRDNLRLSADELKQQLDDAKALLDAALEELKKVEALGERERGLEVPVEIPVRAGRGRAALGA comes from the coding sequence ATGAAGTCGCTTGATACACTCATCCGCCTCAAGCGGTTCCAGGCGGAAGAAAAGCGCCGCCATTTCGCGCAGATCCAATCGATGATCGGCGATTTCGACCGCATGGCGAAGGACCTCGACCGCGAGATCGAGGCCGAGGAACAGCGCACCGGCATCACCGATACGCAGCATTTCGCCTATTCCACCTATGCCCGCGCCGCCGCCACGCGCCGCGATAATCTGCGCCTTTCGGCCGATGAGCTGAAGCAGCAGCTCGACGACGCCAAGGCGCTGCTCGATGCGGCGCTGGAGGAGCTGAAGAAGGTCGAGGCGCTCGGCGAGCGCGAGCGCGGCCTCGAGGTTCCCGTGGAAATTCCGGTCCGTGCCGGTCGCGGCCGGGCGGCGCTGGGGGCCTGA
- a CDS encoding cobyric acid synthase translates to MFQGTGSDVGKSLLVAGLARAFTLRGLTVRPFKPQNMSNNAAVTEDGGEIGRAQALQARAARVAPSVHMNPVLLKPQSEIGAQVVVQGRSRGNAKAADYQKLKPSLLAAVLESYAHLHEQADLVLVEGAGSASEINLRAGDIANMGFARAANVPVILIGDIDRGGVIASLVGTKAVLPQEDAAMIRGFLVNRFRGDPTLFASGMEEIATRTGWPALGLIPFFTDARRLPAEDALALDAAALAKPQAQLRIAVPLLPHIANFDDLDPLDAEPSVEVIRVRPGTPLPADADLVILPGSKTTIPDLTDFRAEGWDIDLFAHVRRGGRVLGLCGGYQMLGRSIADPEGIEGPPATVPGLGLLEVDTVLAGEKRLVAVTGTADGVPFSGYEMHMGVTEGPGRSRPFAVIDGAGEEGAISPDGRVIGTYAHGLFADDRQRRHWLARLGAQPSDLAYEAGVEATLDALAAHLERHVDLDRLLAIARG, encoded by the coding sequence ATGTTCCAGGGCACCGGCTCCGATGTCGGCAAGTCGCTGCTGGTGGCCGGCCTCGCCCGCGCCTTCACCCTGCGCGGGCTGACGGTCCGCCCGTTCAAGCCGCAGAACATGTCGAACAACGCCGCCGTCACCGAAGATGGCGGCGAGATCGGCCGTGCGCAGGCGCTGCAGGCGCGCGCGGCGCGGGTGGCGCCCTCGGTCCATATGAACCCGGTGCTCTTGAAGCCGCAGAGCGAGATCGGCGCGCAGGTGGTCGTGCAGGGCCGCTCGCGTGGCAACGCCAAGGCCGCCGACTATCAGAAGCTCAAGCCCAGCCTGCTCGCCGCCGTGCTGGAGAGCTACGCGCATTTGCACGAACAGGCTGACCTCGTTCTGGTGGAAGGCGCCGGCTCGGCCTCCGAGATAAACCTGCGCGCCGGCGATATCGCCAATATGGGCTTCGCCCGCGCCGCCAATGTTCCCGTCATCCTCATCGGCGACATTGACCGCGGCGGCGTCATCGCCAGCCTCGTCGGCACGAAAGCCGTGCTCCCTCAAGAGGATGCGGCGATGATCCGCGGCTTTCTCGTCAACCGCTTTCGCGGCGACCCGACCCTGTTCGCCAGCGGCATGGAGGAGATCGCCACCCGCACGGGCTGGCCCGCGCTCGGCCTCATTCCCTTCTTCACCGACGCCCGCCGTCTGCCGGCGGAGGACGCGCTGGCGCTCGACGCCGCCGCGCTGGCGAAGCCGCAGGCACAGCTGCGCATCGCCGTGCCGCTCTTGCCGCACATCGCCAATTTCGACGATCTCGACCCGCTCGACGCCGAGCCCTCGGTCGAGGTGATCCGCGTCCGGCCCGGCACCCCGCTGCCGGCCGATGCCGATCTCGTCATCCTGCCGGGCTCAAAGACCACCATCCCCGATCTGACCGATTTCCGGGCGGAGGGCTGGGACATCGACCTCTTCGCCCATGTCCGGCGCGGGGGACGGGTGCTCGGCCTGTGCGGCGGCTACCAGATGCTCGGCCGCTCCATCGCCGACCCGGAGGGCATCGAGGGCCCGCCCGCCACTGTGCCGGGGCTCGGCCTTTTGGAGGTCGACACCGTGCTGGCTGGCGAAAAGCGCCTCGTCGCGGTCACCGGCACCGCCGATGGCGTCCCGTTCTCCGGCTATGAGATGCATATGGGCGTGACGGAAGGTCCCGGCCGTTCCCGCCCCTTCGCGGTGATCGACGGCGCGGGCGAAGAAGGCGCGATCTCTCCCGATGGCCGCGTCATCGGCACCTACGCCCATGGTCTTTTCGCCGACGACCGCCAGCGCCGCCACTGGCTCGCCCGCCTCGGTGCACAGCCCTCCGACCTCGCTTATGAGGCCGGCGTGGAGGCGACGCTCGACGCCCTCGCGGCGCATCTGGAGCGCCATGTCGATCTCGACCGGCTCTTGGCCATCGCGCGGGGCTGA
- the cbiB gene encoding adenosylcobinamide-phosphate synthase CbiB, producing the protein MALELTLGLTLVALLFEAALGYPRILLERIGHPVMWVGRLISLLDTHVNRETDTPLERKFAGVVTLLVLLTVGLTAGAAVQKLLLLLPMGFFYAAFAGSTLLAQRSLHEHVAAVADGLERSLAEGRQAVSMIVGRDPEKLDEAGVARAAIESLAENFSDGIVAPAFWMAVGGLAGACAYKAVNTADSMIGHKDARHLQFGWASARFDDLVNLPASRLAGLLLITGAVFVPGASPRAGWIAMRRDARKHRSPNAGWPEAALAGALGIAIAGPRHYGGQLSTDGIMGEGGRRDCTAADIRRALQLYRAADGVMVAVLSIVVIALAI; encoded by the coding sequence ATGGCCCTCGAGCTCACCCTCGGTTTAACCCTCGTTGCGCTGCTGTTCGAGGCCGCATTGGGCTATCCGCGGATTTTGCTGGAGCGGATCGGCCATCCGGTGATGTGGGTGGGTCGGCTGATCAGCCTGCTCGACACCCATGTGAACCGCGAGACCGACACGCCGCTGGAGCGCAAATTCGCCGGTGTGGTGACGCTGCTGGTCCTGCTCACGGTCGGACTTACGGCCGGGGCGGCGGTCCAGAAACTGTTGCTGTTGCTGCCCATGGGCTTCTTCTACGCCGCCTTCGCGGGCTCGACCCTGCTCGCCCAGCGCAGCCTGCACGAGCATGTCGCCGCCGTCGCCGACGGGCTGGAGCGCAGCCTTGCCGAGGGGCGGCAGGCGGTGTCGATGATCGTCGGGCGCGATCCCGAAAAGCTCGACGAGGCGGGTGTCGCCCGTGCGGCGATCGAGAGCCTCGCGGAGAATTTTTCCGACGGCATCGTCGCGCCGGCCTTCTGGATGGCGGTGGGCGGGCTCGCGGGCGCCTGCGCCTACAAAGCGGTGAACACCGCCGACAGCATGATCGGCCATAAGGATGCGCGACATTTGCAGTTCGGCTGGGCGTCGGCGCGGTTCGACGATCTGGTGAACCTGCCGGCCTCGCGCCTTGCCGGGCTGCTGCTGATCACCGGTGCCGTATTCGTGCCCGGCGCCTCGCCGCGCGCGGGCTGGATCGCCATGCGGCGCGACGCGAGGAAACATCGCTCGCCCAATGCCGGCTGGCCGGAGGCGGCGCTCGCCGGTGCGCTCGGCATCGCCATTGCCGGCCCGCGCCATTATGGCGGGCAGCTCTCCACCGACGGCATCATGGGCGAGGGTGGCCGGCGCGACTGCACCGCCGCCGATATCCGCCGGGCGCTCCAGCTCTACCGCGCGGCGGATGGGGTGATGGTGGCGGTGTTGTCCATCGTGGTGATCGCGCTGGCGATTTGA
- a CDS encoding sulfate/molybdate ABC transporter ATP-binding protein: MTVAVTIDQVGKSFGTGAPALADVSLEVKPSELVALLGPSGSGKTTLLRIVAGLEQPSHGRVLFDDQDALSVPVRRRGIGFVFQNYALFRHMTVSENVAFGLRSRPRAERPSDTEIKKRVADLLALVQLEAFGGRFPAQLSGGQRQRVALARALAIEPKVLLLDEPFGALDALVRKELRKWLRELHDRTGHTTLFVTHDQEEALELADRVVVMGKGKIEQVGTPDDVYDKPATAAVFGFMGESSRIEVEVRDGVAIAGTTPIAAATHAVPDGAGLLYVRPHDVSLGLPGTPGLKGEVRGFRRHGAIRRVEIEVGSALFEADIAPTVRVPIGEKVAVRLDRARLFVNGGPGVDCRAPAAQQPGEYAI, translated from the coding sequence ATGACCGTCGCGGTGACCATCGACCAGGTCGGCAAATCCTTCGGCACGGGTGCGCCGGCGCTGGCGGACGTGTCGCTGGAGGTGAAGCCGAGCGAGCTTGTCGCGCTGCTGGGCCCCTCCGGCTCCGGCAAGACGACGCTGCTGCGCATCGTCGCCGGGCTGGAGCAGCCGAGCCATGGCCGGGTGCTGTTCGACGATCAGGACGCGCTCTCCGTCCCGGTGCGCCGCCGTGGCATCGGCTTCGTGTTCCAGAACTACGCGCTGTTCCGGCACATGACGGTTTCCGAGAATGTCGCCTTCGGCTTGCGCTCGCGCCCGCGCGCCGAGCGGCCGTCCGACACCGAGATCAAGAAGCGCGTGGCGGATCTGCTTGCCCTCGTGCAGCTCGAAGCGTTTGGCGGGCGCTTCCCCGCCCAGCTTTCCGGTGGCCAGCGCCAGCGCGTGGCGCTCGCCCGCGCGCTCGCCATCGAGCCCAAGGTGCTGCTGCTCGACGAGCCCTTCGGCGCGCTCGACGCGCTGGTGCGCAAGGAACTGCGCAAATGGCTGCGCGAGCTGCATGACCGCACCGGCCATACCACGCTGTTCGTCACCCATGACCAGGAGGAGGCGCTGGAACTCGCCGACCGCGTGGTGGTGATGGGCAAGGGCAAGATCGAGCAGGTCGGCACGCCCGACGATGTCTATGACAAGCCGGCGACCGCCGCCGTCTTCGGTTTCATGGGCGAATCGAGCCGGATCGAGGTCGAGGTGCGCGACGGTGTCGCCATTGCCGGCACGACGCCGATCGCGGCGGCAACCCATGCGGTGCCGGACGGGGCGGGCCTGCTCTATGTGCGCCCGCACGATGTCTCGCTGGGTCTTCCCGGCACGCCGGGCCTCAAGGGCGAGGTGCGCGGCTTCCGCCGCCATGGCGCGATCCGCCGGGTGGAGATCGAGGTGGGCTCCGCGCTGTTCGAGGCCGACATCGCCCCGACCGTGCGCGTGCCGATCGGCGAGAAGGTCGCGGTGCGGCTCGACCGGGCGCGGCTCTTCGTCAATGGCGGGCCGGGCGTCGATTGCCGCGCCCCGGCGGCGCAGCAGCCCGGCGAATACGCCATCTGA
- a CDS encoding YncE family protein encodes MTTIRVPARLAILFAALLLAAPARADEAFVTSQPAETLSVVDLPTGKVVATLPIPGKPAGIAVDPLGRRAFVTSPDGKALTILDAATRTIEHRVDVGGGPLGVAVHPSGSPAYVADWYRHKIVVVDAARGVMTGEIEVGDSPSGLAVTPDGALLLSADRDSDQVSFIDTATLTRLGTVKVGARPFGVTINAEGTRAYTANVASDDVTIIDIPTRTVVGTVKVGQRPYAVALANGRAFTTDQYASTVTVFDTGSLARLATIAVGDYPEGIAASRDGTRVYVANWESNTLSVIDAQTLKVVADIEVADGPRAFGAFIRRTDP; translated from the coding sequence ATGACGACGATCCGGGTTCCGGCGCGTCTCGCCATCCTCTTCGCCGCCCTTCTCCTCGCCGCGCCCGCCCGCGCGGATGAGGCGTTCGTTACCTCGCAGCCGGCGGAAACGCTCTCCGTCGTCGACCTGCCCACGGGCAAGGTAGTCGCCACCCTGCCCATCCCCGGCAAGCCGGCCGGCATCGCGGTGGACCCTTTGGGCCGGCGCGCCTTCGTCACCTCGCCGGACGGCAAGGCGTTGACCATTCTCGATGCCGCCACCCGCACCATCGAGCACCGCGTCGATGTCGGCGGCGGGCCGCTCGGCGTCGCCGTGCACCCTTCCGGCAGCCCGGCCTATGTCGCCGACTGGTATCGGCACAAGATCGTCGTGGTGGATGCCGCGCGCGGGGTGATGACGGGCGAGATCGAGGTCGGCGATTCCCCATCGGGGCTCGCGGTGACGCCCGATGGCGCGCTGCTGCTCTCGGCCGACCGCGATTCCGATCAGGTGAGTTTCATCGACACGGCGACGCTCACCCGGCTCGGCACGGTGAAGGTCGGCGCCCGCCCCTTCGGCGTCACCATCAATGCCGAGGGCACGCGCGCCTACACCGCCAATGTCGCCTCGGATGACGTGACCATCATCGACATCCCCACCCGCACGGTCGTCGGCACGGTGAAGGTCGGCCAGCGGCCTTATGCGGTGGCGCTGGCGAATGGCCGCGCCTTCACCACCGACCAGTACGCCTCGACGGTCACGGTGTTCGACACCGGCAGCCTCGCCCGCCTCGCCACCATTGCAGTCGGCGACTACCCCGAGGGCATCGCCGCCAGCCGGGATGGCACGCGCGTCTATGTGGCGAACTGGGAGAGCAACACGCTGAGCGTGATCGACGCGCAAACGCTCAAGGTGGTCGCCGATATCGAGGTGGCGGACGGCCCCCGCGCCTTTGGCGCCTTCATCCGTCGCACGGACCCCTGA
- the cobO gene encoding cob(I)yrinic acid a,c-diamide adenosyltransferase — MSEISPEEAARHRAKMEKRKAVQDAEVAEKTIEKGLLIVHTGPGKGKSTAAFGLALRTLGHGGRVGVVQFIKGAWDSGERAALATFGDRVEWHSMGEGFTWETQDIARDIAAATRAWAKAQELMADPSIGLVILDELNIALRYEYLPLDTLVTTLATRREGLHVVVTGRNAKPALIEAADLVTEMALVKHHFKAGVKAQKGIEF; from the coding sequence ATGAGCGAGATTTCCCCGGAAGAGGCCGCCCGCCACCGCGCCAAGATGGAAAAGCGCAAGGCGGTGCAGGACGCCGAAGTGGCGGAGAAGACCATCGAAAAGGGCCTGCTCATCGTCCATACCGGGCCGGGCAAGGGCAAATCCACCGCCGCCTTCGGCCTCGCCCTGCGCACGCTCGGCCATGGCGGGCGCGTCGGCGTGGTGCAGTTCATCAAGGGCGCGTGGGACAGCGGCGAGCGCGCGGCGCTGGCAACCTTCGGCGACCGGGTCGAGTGGCATTCCATGGGCGAGGGCTTCACCTGGGAGACGCAGGACATCGCCCGCGACATCGCCGCCGCCACCCGGGCGTGGGCGAAGGCGCAGGAGCTGATGGCCGACCCGAGCATCGGCCTCGTCATCCTGGACGAACTGAACATCGCCCTGCGCTATGAGTACCTTCCGCTGGACACACTGGTCACCACACTGGCCACGCGGCGGGAGGGGCTGCACGTCGTCGTGACCGGCCGAAACGCCAAGCCGGCGCTGATCGAAGCGGCCGATCTCGTCACCGAAATGGCGCTGGTGAAGCACCATTTCAAAGCCGGGGTGAAGGCGCAGAAAGGCATCGAGTTCTGA
- a CDS encoding GNAT family N-acetyltransferase, translating into MTETAAHPSPLPAPATLADVPAGKVAAIVTFLEMHAQPAPLPAPEAPHLSLRHVTAPETGWYRDLFRRIGEDWLWYSRLQMSEAQLAAIIGSPDVEIYALSRTQPDGTSIDIGLVDLDFRTEGEAELAFFGLVAGETGSGAGRLMMNLATARAFARPIRRFFVHTCTHDLPAAVGFYRKSGFKPYGRAVEIVDDPRLDGTLRRTAAPHVPIIE; encoded by the coding sequence ATGACCGAGACAGCCGCCCACCCGAGCCCCCTTCCCGCCCCGGCGACGCTCGCCGATGTGCCCGCCGGCAAGGTCGCGGCCATCGTCACCTTTCTGGAGATGCACGCCCAGCCCGCGCCCCTGCCGGCGCCGGAGGCGCCCCATCTCAGCCTTCGCCACGTCACGGCGCCCGAGACGGGCTGGTATCGCGACCTGTTCCGCCGCATCGGCGAGGATTGGCTCTGGTATTCGCGCCTGCAGATGAGCGAAGCCCAGCTCGCCGCCATCATTGGCAGCCCGGACGTGGAGATCTACGCGCTCTCCCGCACCCAGCCGGATGGCACCAGCATCGACATCGGGCTGGTCGATCTGGATTTTCGCACCGAGGGCGAAGCGGAACTTGCGTTTTTCGGACTGGTGGCCGGCGAAACCGGCTCAGGCGCGGGCCGGCTGATGATGAACCTCGCCACCGCCCGTGCCTTTGCGCGGCCGATCCGGCGTTTCTTCGTCCACACCTGCACGCATGACCTTCCGGCGGCGGTCGGCTTCTACCGCAAGTCCGGCTTCAAACCCTATGGCCGCGCGGTGGAGATCGTCGACGATCCGCGCCTCGACGGCACGCTGCGCCGCACGGCGGCGCCGCATGTCCCGATCATTGAGTGA
- a CDS encoding NINE protein, with protein sequence MRSTPVAYLFWFFGLIGVCGIHRFYAGRYWTGALWLLTLGLLGIGQIIDLFLIPGMVRESNLERRVDDLETRRG encoded by the coding sequence ATGCGATCCACCCCGGTCGCCTATCTGTTCTGGTTCTTCGGCCTCATCGGCGTCTGCGGCATCCACCGCTTCTACGCCGGCCGCTACTGGACCGGCGCGCTGTGGCTTCTGACGCTTGGCCTGCTCGGCATCGGCCAGATCATCGACCTGTTCCTGATCCCCGGCATGGTGCGCGAATCCAATCTCGAGCGGCGCGTGGACGATCTGGAAACACGGCGCGGCTGA
- a CDS encoding SRPBCC family protein: MEFKLLTVAVAAATLAVSAVTAQAHGPTRQKISEKIIINAPPDKVWAVVSNFQDGSWIPVVATTEGTGGNAAGAKRTLTLKNGATVKEEVAKLEPEKMTLMYRIDEVDVKVLPVTNYSSWLVVTPAEGGAKSEVEWRGAFYRGYPNNDPPPELDDQAAINAVTGLYKAGLDSLKKKIEGGS; the protein is encoded by the coding sequence ATGGAATTCAAACTGCTTACGGTGGCCGTTGCCGCCGCCACCCTTGCCGTCAGCGCTGTCACCGCTCAGGCGCACGGCCCGACCCGCCAGAAGATCTCCGAGAAGATCATCATCAACGCCCCACCGGATAAGGTCTGGGCCGTGGTCTCCAATTTCCAGGACGGCAGCTGGATCCCGGTGGTCGCCACCACCGAGGGCACGGGCGGCAATGCGGCCGGCGCCAAGCGCACCCTGACGCTGAAGAACGGCGCGACGGTGAAGGAAGAGGTCGCCAAGCTCGAGCCGGAGAAGATGACCCTGATGTACCGGATCGACGAGGTCGACGTGAAGGTGCTGCCGGTCACCAACTACTCCTCCTGGCTGGTCGTCACCCCCGCTGAGGGCGGCGCCAAGTCCGAGGTCGAGTGGCGCGGCGCCTTCTACCGCGGCTACCCGAATAACGACCCGCCGCCGGAGCTGGACGACCAGGCCGCGATCAACGCCGTCACGGGGCTCTACAAGGCCGGGCTCGACAGCCTGAAGAAGAAGATCGAAGGCGGAAGCTGA